DNA sequence from the Parascardovia denticolens DSM 10105 = JCM 12538 genome:
CCGCCCCTAATCCTGATTCTCTTGGATCTCCTCATTGTATTTCTGCACGCGTAGGACGCGTTCCGACCCGTCCAGATTCTGCTGGACCATGCCCCGCAAGGCCTTGGGCGCCTCCGGATGGGACTCCAGCCAAGCCTGGCCGGCCTGGACCAGATCAGCGGCGTGAGCGAAGACCGGGTAAAGGCCATAACCATTGAGCGGGCAGATCAGGCCTTCGCTCATGTGGAAGGTCTTGTGGTCCCAGATCCAATCGATGCCGTCGAAGAAGCGGGACACATAGCCGGCGTAAAGCTCCGGATTGTTGGCGTTGGCCCCGAAACCGTTGGCCACTGCCTCCAGCTGGGAGTTGGTCAGTTGGTCGTTGTGCAAGGCCTGATCGAAGGCCCAGGCCTTGGCTTCGGCCGTGGGGACGGCAGCCTTGGCGAAGTAAGCGTGCTCACGGTTTTCCGTGGTGTCCTTCTTGGCCAGCTCGGCTTCGATTCCGGCCGTGTCGATGGCTCCGGCCTTGGCTTGGGCGAAGATGATGCTCCACCGCAGGTCGTTGTCGATCTCCAGGCCAGGCAGCACCAAGCTCCCGTCCAGGAAGCCAACCGCGCGGCGGGCGAATTCAGGCCCGGCCGCCATGCTCAGGTAAGAGGTCAGAAGCTGGAACTGCTCGTCGGAGCCTGCTGCGGCCGCCTGAGCCAGGTGCCAGATTTCTCCGGCCACCCGTTCGGTGACCTGGGAACGCCGGGCCGGAGCCACGTAGAAAAGACGGGCGGTGGCGATGGTGCCAAGGATCTTGCGGAAAGTGGTGGATTCATGCTCGGTGACCAAGGCCTTGAGCATGGTGGAGATGAAGGATTCGGCCGGTAGCTCGGCGTTGCGGACCATGTCCCACAGGCTGAGAAAGATGATGGCCCGGGGCAGGGAGTCCACCAGGCGGTCCATATAGCGCAAGGCGAAGGACAAGGACTTGCCGTCCAGGCGGATCTTGGTGTAGGTCAGATCGTCATCGTTGATGAGGATCAGGTCGGGGCGCTTCTTGCCGGCGGCCTCGGCCACGATCGTCCGCTCGCCGTCCACATCCAGCTCGATCCGGTCGGTGCGGACCACTTTGCCGTTTTCGTCCGTGTTATAGAAACCGATGGCCAGACGATGGGGACGCACGATGGGGTTCTTCGCAGGAGCGGTCTGGGTCAGGGCCAGCTCCTTGATGGTCCCGTCCTCGTTCTCTTCGACGCAGGCGGCGATGGTGTTGATGCCGGATTTCTCCAGCCAGAGGTTGGACCAGGCCTTCATATCGCGGCCGGAGGTGGCCTCCAGCTCGATCAGGAGGTCGTTGAGGGTGGCGTTGGAATACTGGTGCTTCTGCAGGTAATTATGGATGCCCTGGAAGAATTCCTTCCGGCCCGCATATGCCACCAGCTGTTTGAGTACGGAAGCGCCTTTGGCGTAAGTGATGCCGTCGAAGGCCACCTCGGTGTCGTGGATGTCGTTGATCTCGCCGGTGATGGGGTGGGTGGTCGGCTTTTCGTCCTCGGCCTGGCCCCAGCTCTTCTCGCCGGAGGTGAAGGTGGCCCAGGCGTCCTTCCATTCGGTGGCCTCGGCCGTGGCCAAGGTGGAGGTGAACTCGGCGAAGGATTCGTTCAGCCACAGGTCGTTCCACCACTTCATGGTGACCAGGTCGCCGAACCACATGTGGGCCAGCTCGTGCAGGACGGTCACCACCCGGCGCTCGCGGTTGGCGTCCGTGGTCTGGGACTGGTAGATGTAGGAATCGCGCAGGGTCACGCAACCGATGTTCTCCATGGCCCCGGCGTTGTACTCGGGTACGAAGACCTGATCATACTTGGCGTAAGGGTATTCCACCCCCCAGGTCTCGTTGTAGAAGTCCATGCCTTTGGCGGTGACATCGAAGAGGTAATCGACATCGGGGGCGGCGGCCTCTTTCAAGGCCTGACGGCAGTAAATGCCCATGGGGACCACCCGACCGGAGGCCAGGGTGTGCTCGCTGGTCCACTGGGCGTAGCGGCCGGCGCAGAAGGCGGTCAGGTAGGAGGACATGACCGGGGTGGACCTAAAGGTCCAGAAGCGGACGGTCTCGTCGTTGGCCGGGGACTCGGGCTCGAAGGCCAC
Encoded proteins:
- the pepN gene encoding aminopeptidase N: MPGANLTRQEAEERRQVVAGEIRYRVHLDLTGNIPGHESDETGDSGNFISTSTIDFDAQPDSSTFLDLIADQVRVVTLNGTQLDPAQVFQDSRILLTDLQEHNSVTVVAKCQYSRTGEGLHRSVDPSDGNVYLYSQFEVPDARRVYAVFDQPDIKAVFDFTVAAPADWTVISNQPVAFEPESPANDETVRFWTFRSTPVMSSYLTAFCAGRYAQWTSEHTLASGRVVPMGIYCRQALKEAAAPDVDYLFDVTAKGMDFYNETWGVEYPYAKYDQVFVPEYNAGAMENIGCVTLRDSYIYQSQTTDANRERRVVTVLHELAHMWFGDLVTMKWWNDLWLNESFAEFTSTLATAEATEWKDAWATFTSGEKSWGQAEDEKPTTHPITGEINDIHDTEVAFDGITYAKGASVLKQLVAYAGRKEFFQGIHNYLQKHQYSNATLNDLLIELEATSGRDMKAWSNLWLEKSGINTIAACVEENEDGTIKELALTQTAPAKNPIVRPHRLAIGFYNTDENGKVVRTDRIELDVDGERTIVAEAAGKKRPDLILINDDDLTYTKIRLDGKSLSFALRYMDRLVDSLPRAIIFLSLWDMVRNAELPAESFISTMLKALVTEHESTTFRKILGTIATARLFYVAPARRSQVTERVAGEIWHLAQAAAAGSDEQFQLLTSYLSMAAGPEFARRAVGFLDGSLVLPGLEIDNDLRWSIIFAQAKAGAIDTAGIEAELAKKDTTENREHAYFAKAAVPTAEAKAWAFDQALHNDQLTNSQLEAVANGFGANANNPELYAGYVSRFFDGIDWIWDHKTFHMSEGLICPLNGYGLYPVFAHAADLVQAGQAWLESHPEAPKALRGMVQQNLDGSERVLRVQKYNEEIQENQD